The following proteins are co-located in the Plasmodium brasilianum strain Bolivian I chromosome 11, whole genome shotgun sequence genome:
- a CDS encoding WD repeat-containing protein, protein MVIKKRALFYLSNHSDNICSVKFYDENNLISSCSCGIVTLWDLNDKKSVGNYKVSDYSALYSNTFDKEHFYVKTKEGSVKLWNVKYNKCILKINANNFTYAKPYSVHNALVTPINQNGDIAIYDINVKQNCVLACNGMDQYRGDDNCCKDVPLSGRSSNSGISNEGKCENMKSEIYNNRIIYNTTCNNFYSSKCKELIIPFKEIKKKMDNIEIICNLENKNECKKMLSNNLKLCKDIIDIYPLPYFGDTFIIACYEPSLFCIYDYRMTNNFISSFIIDIKENVLSYHVNNNNCLISTNNNVMYYLTFDKNQKVQLKKVAPSYHSANNIVIRPDDKIFISITNNTTINVCNLYDMNIIDQIVSYKFNYFNFLDFHTFSGFFAAAEKNKISLWTNQASNFSPIQK, encoded by the coding sequence ATGGTAATCAAAAAAAGGGCGTTGTTTTACCTTAGCAATCATTCTGACAATATATGCAGTGTAAAATTTTACGATGAAAATAATCTTATATCTAGCTGCAGCTGTGGTATTGTTACCTTATGGGATTTAAACGATAAAAAAAGTGTGGGAAATTATAAGGTATCTGATTATAGCGCATTATACTCAAACACTTTTGATAAGgaacatttttatgttaaaacaaaagaagGGTCAGTAAAACTGTGGAATGTAAAGTACAacaaatgtattttaaaGATCAATGCGAATAACTTTACTTACGCAAAACCGTATTCTGTACACAATGCACTTGTAACACCGATAAATCAAAATGGGGACATAGCAATATACGATATAAATGTTAAACAAAATTGTGTTTTAGCTTGTAACGGTATGGACCAATATAGGGGTGATGACAACTGCTGTAAGGACGTACCTCTCTCAGGAAGAAGCAGCAATTCAGGTATTAGTAACGAAGGAAAATGTGAAAATATGAAGTCTGagatttataataataggaTTATTTACAATACTACATGCAACAATTTTTACAGCAGTAAATGCAAGGAACTAATTATACCATTTAAagagataaagaaaaagatggacaatatagaaataatatgtaaccttgaaaacaaaaatgagtGTAAAAAGATGCTGagcaataatttaaaattgtgTAAGGatataatagatatatatccGCTACCATATTTTGGGGATACCTTCATAATAGCTTGTTATGAACCTTCcctattttgtatttatgaTTACAGAATgactaataattttatttcaagtTTTATTATAGATATAAAGGAAAATGTTCTAAGTTATCAtgttaacaataataactGTTTAATTAGTAcgaataataatgtaatgtATTACTTAACATTTGATAAGAATCAAAAGGTACAGTTGAAAAAAGTAGCCCCAAGTTATCATAGTGCGAATAATATAGTAATTAGACCtgatgataaaatatttatttctattacGAATAATACTACTATTAATGTTTGTAACTTATATGATATGAACATAATAGATCAAATTGtatcatataaatttaattatttcaatttCCTCGATTTTCATACTTTTTCTGGCTTCTTTGCCGCAGCtgagaaaaacaaaatatctCTTTGGACTAACCAGGCTTCTAATTTCAGTCCTATTCAAAAATGA
- a CDS encoding aldehyde reductase, translating into MKKRSVLKCIHILFFLLLYYFIEINCKSYNLFSTKSITPFIERRVNRTALKKAKLNYGSNEELLVCLSNKKRKNEKKNKKIAVQYFIKECSNYNFRKLRRKIKKFLIHINIYGKDYNDKFNFISKDEKGNSAYDSDKNKNFIGKNEKMNADNMKGKIKKEDEVTYKYVEEMELKKINIRGVDIEYRIYNLEEGIYIVDNNNYEKIKKLWNKDELKKAKENFQERFDIKKQGIKEDDWIMLPFDYEENKNIKLVKADFDNPLYDYILTYYDKERNYYFEYKRRNYYKMLRNTIHETPPYKSELEEDKRFYGKEIIIPKKKLDNEIFRQPMLSDVLTGGYSKEPIGLESWRYVQYPYGNLIEHQKYCQPYCVKKNGKDKPDMRYHYLGNSNLAVSEICLGTMNFGNYVNEKLAHELFDYAYEEFQVNFFDTAEIYPLPVSENYFGLSEQILGNWVNSKGKANRHKIVIATKICGRTDKIPWAKKYKRKKRDEQKKQEEGEAAEGEEEGRPSLLSRNRKFMEDTNSSDVPSNPFDKLNTLKKKEELYLKKDYETLEQIEESEKRSKEKEDNFITLSKDSIIASVDNCLKRLKTNYIDLIQLHWPDRYYPNHSSGDFSDVLYDYNKYYDNFVPFIEQLHAIDELKRKGKIREWGLSNETPFGLLKFYELCKQLHISLPVSVQLEYNLLCRNDVEKGFPEICRPQNTNISILAYSPLCAGILTGKYLEYTDYTTKGRMQKFPSYMKRLRGSIATYIIRELYYLSQKYYFPNLTVAALKWVYTRSFVTSTVIGVSDFLQLRENLYSLTDQVLFTDKLEREINALHWKFRDPIRIIQ; encoded by the coding sequence ATGAAGAAAAGGTCTGTGCTgaaatgcatacatattttatttttcctactattatactattttattgaaattaattgtaaaagttataatttattttcaactAAAAGTATTACTCCATTTATTGAGAGAAGAGTTAATAGAACTGCATTAAAAAAGGCCAAACTGAATTATGGAAGTAACGAAGAATTGCTTGTTTGTTTgagcaataaaaaaagaaaaaatgaaaaaaagaataaaaaaattgcagtgcaatattttataaaagagTGTAGCAATTACAACTTTAGGAAGTTAAGacggaaaattaaaaaattcctcatacatataaacatttatggAAAAGATTACAATGATAAATTTAACTTTATTAGCAAAGATGAAAAGGGTAACAGTGCTTATGACTCAgataagaacaaaaattttataggtaaaaatgaaaaaatgaatgctGATAATATGAAagggaaaataaagaaagaaGATGAAGtgacatataaatatgtagaGGAGATggaactaaaaaaaattaacattagAGGAGTTGATATCGAATATCgaatttataatttagaGGAAGGTATATACATAgtagataataataattatgagaaaataaaaaagttatggAATAAagatgaattaaaaaaagcaaagGAAAATTTCCAAGAACGTTTTGATATTAAGAAACAAGGTATTAAAGAGGATGATTGGATAATGTTACCCTTCgattatgaagaaaataaaaatataaaattagttAAAGCTGATTTTGATAATCCTTTGTATGATTATATACTAACATATTATGATAAggaaagaaattattattttgaatataagagaaggaattattataaaatgttaCGAAACACAATTCATGAAACTCCTCCATATAAGTCCGAATTGGAAGAAGACAAAAGATTTTATggtaaagaaattattattccAAAGAAGAAATTAGACAATGAAATATTTAGACAACCTATGTTAAGTGATGTTCTGACAGGTGGATATAGTAAAGAACCTATAGGGTTAGAATCCTGGCGATATGTACAATATCCATATGGCAATTTAATTGAACATCAAAAATATTGTCAGCCATattgtgtaaaaaaaaatgggaagGACAAGCCAGATATGAGATACCACTACTTAGGAAATAGCAATTTGGCTGTTTCCGAAATTTGCTTAGGTACAATGAATTTCGgaaattatgtaaatgaaAAGTTAGCACACGAACTCTTTGACTATGCATATGAAGAATTtcaagtaaatttttttgatacAGCAGAAATATATCCCTTACCTGTTagtgaaaattattttgggTTGTCTGAACAAATTTTAGGCAACTGGGTTAACTCAAAAGGTAAGGCAAACAGACACAAAATTGTTATTGCTACAAAGATATGTGGTAGGACGGACAAAATTCCATGGGCCAAAAAATACAAGCGGAAAAAGAGGGACGAACAGAAGAAGCAGGAAGAGGGAGAAGCAGCAGAAGGTGAAGAAGAAGGACGTCCATCTCTTTTGTCCAGAAACAGGAAATTTATGGAGGATACCAACAGTAGTGACGTACCCAGTAACCCCTTTGACAAATTAaacacattaaaaaaaaaagaagaattatatttaaaaaaagattatgaaACGTTAGAACAAATAGAGGAGTCCGAAAAGCGTTCAAAAGAGAAGGAGGATAATTTTATAACGTTGAGCAAGGATAGTATTATAGCAAGTGTTGATAACTGTTTGAAAAggttaaaaacaaattatatagaCTTAATACAATTACATTGGCCTGATAGATATTATCCGAATCATTCTTCAGGTGATTTTAGTGATGTTTTATATgattacaataaatattatgataacTTTGTGCCCTTTATTGAACAGTTACATGCAATAGATGAGCTAAAAAGGAAAGGGAAAATAAGAGAATGGGGATTAAGCAATGAAACCCCTTTTGGTTTATtgaaattttatgaattatgTAAACAATTACATATATCCCTACCAGTATCTGTACAACTagaatataatttgttatgTCGTAATGATGTAGAAAAAGGTTTTCCAGAAATATGTAGACCACAAAATACGAACATTTCCATTTTAGCATATTCACCCCTATGTGCTGGTATATTAACAGGTAAATATTTAGAGTACACAGATTATACAACTAAAGGAAGAATGCAAAAGTTCCCATCATATATGAAAAGGTTAAGAGGCTCCATAGCTACTTATATTATACGggaattatattatttgagtcaaaaatattatttcccTAATTTAACAGTCGCTGCGTTGAAGTGGGTATATACAAGGTCCTTTGTCACATCTACTGTTATAGGTGTTTCCGACTTTTTACAATTACGCgaaaatttatattcctTAACAGACCAGGTGTTATTTACCGATAAACTGGAGCGTGAAATAAATGCCTTGCACTGGAAATTTAGGGACCCAATTAGGATTATACAATGA
- a CDS encoding exosome complex component RRP45, with amino-acid sequence MMKNCKNNSNFFWCNLKNNLRLDGRNFEDSRNISIYFLGDYGNVEVSIGHTKVICRITSEIVKPFDKRPNEGIIKINLDIDSFTNINNLRISDDCLEIKNLIERILKSSNLLNFESLCIIPHKKVWCLLINIVVIENDGNLYDSCYLSAYSALMHFRNNDIKSEHTGNIIFEEDETNYSPLSIHNSPILTTFAYFNCEDICLIDPTIHEEEFMSSKLSVALNKNGKLISILKPGGSPISYVKILEAIELAKKRVKCILKILEDALEEDKNLRNNLKKRNLHIKYSYNPVPIKYDSDNNYDKPLDIPLNRLLKNNLNIERIIKKYEQYIKLHDMEKEEKLIGNNLASDKNEVTDFNRPYNKQHLLSEQLRKIKNEYRMKNEDCFRSMGAYDDNHINNPYMNESSNFPVKNENICHTEVVKTKRQECSDVNSYSYNMKLAEVRNNEGKERINFSSSLSQSICKRERDEIAEVNDNKDNKKENGKSNEKSIENQCFRGRQNLHDSRENVKEQKSNEPSALTNDDSSDIDFSVAISENLKTRKKKKKIKNIIYVDI; translated from the coding sequence ATGatgaaaaattgtaaaaataactccaattttttttggtgtaatttaaagaataatttacGATTAGATGGTCGTAATTTTGAAGATTCAagaaatatttctatatattttttaggaGACTATGGGAATGTTGAAGTATCCATTGGCCATACGAAAGTTATATGTAGAATAACAAGTGAAATTGTTAAGCCATTTGACAAAAGACCAAATgaaggaataataaaaattaatttagaCATAGATagttttacaaatataaataacttaAGAATAAGTGATGACTgtttagaaataaaaaatttaatagaaAGAATATTAAAGTCAAGTAATCTTTTAAATTTCGAATCTTTGTGTATTATACCACATAAAAAAGTTTGGTGCTTATTAATTAACATTGTAGTAATTGAAAATGACGGTAATTTATATGACTCATGTTATTTATCAGCTTATAGTGCTCTAATGCATTTTcgaaataatgatattaaatCTGAACATACAGGtaacattatttttgaaGAGGATGAAACAAATTACTCTCCTTTATCAATTCATAACTCTCCAATATTAACAacttttgcatattttaacTGTGAAGATATTTGCCTCATTGACCCAACAATACATGAAGAGGAATTCATGTCTTCCAAATTATCCGTTGctcttaataaaaatggaaaattgaTTAGTATATTAAAACCTGGGGGTTCTCCCATATCTTATGTAAAAATACTAGAAGCCATTGAACTAGCCAAAAAACGagttaaatgtattttaaaaattttagaagATGCACTAGAAGAAGACAAgaatttaagaaataatttaaaaaaaagaaatttacatattaaatattcataCAATCCTGTGCCCATAAAATATGATTCAGATAATAATTACGATAAACCATTAGATATACCATTAAATcggttattaaaaaataacttgAATATtgaaagaattataaaaaaatatgaacagtatataaaattacacGATATGGAAAAGgaggaaaaattaattggTAATAATTTAGCAAGTGATAAGAATGAGGTAACAGATTTTAACCGTCCCTATAATAAGCAGCACCTTTTAAGTGAACAACttcgaaaaataaaaaatgaatacagAATGAAGAATGAAGATTGCTTTCGTAGTATGGGCGCGTATGATGATAATCATATCAATAATCCATACATGAATGAATCTTCAAATTTTCCTGTTAAAAATGAGAACATATGTCACACGGAAGTAGTTAAAACGAAGAGACAAGAATGTAGTGACGTAAATTCTTATTCCTATAATATGAAGCTTGCAGAAGTGAGAAACAATGAAGGAAAGGAacgaattaatttttcaagcTCACTATCGCAAAGCATATGTAAAAGAGAGAGGGATGAAATTGCTGAGGTAAACGATAATAAGGataacaaaaaggaaaacggTAAGAGCAACGAGAAGAGCATCGAAAATCAGTGTTTTAGAGGGCGTCAAAATTTACACGATTCTAGGGAAAATGTGAAGGAGCAGAAAAGCAATGAGCCATCAGCTCTTACAAATGATGATTCATCTGATATAGACTTTTCTGTTGCAATTAGTGAGAATTTAAaaacaaggaaaaaaaaaaaaaaaattaaaaatatcatatatgtggacatataa